One window of the Acidobacteriota bacterium genome contains the following:
- a CDS encoding c-type cytochrome codes for MFTKDAFKIFLLGAVVLVVTGFLYWDNYVPEWKGYQSQFHDLVAKRFGAARAAQLPEGLQQIWAKDLNRVDRCTTCHQGLEWKGLDSAPNPFKSHPKEILEKHPLNQFGCTACHGGQGYATDKNAAHGFAEFWEEPLLGKRLTDTYLVKDKKAMMQVNCNACHRYERETRGADFINLAKQLVHEKNCRACHQINGRGGVIGPDLTNVGDKSPEQYDYGRIAGKKSAFAWHVAHFQNPKSVSPDTVMPNFNFSTREAQALSLLVLSWRRTDLPARFIPGAQIVDRPTPEEIAKEKQMMEGEGALFVKKGCFICHSVTSLGIDSAAKIGPDLSDAVTDVQSRFGRTLEDFLRAPTGTMAVVLSTQIQLTDAEKQEVIGKLKIANQRKQEQQAQPAKAEQKAEPKK; via the coding sequence GTGTTCACCAAAGATGCATTCAAAATTTTTTTGCTCGGCGCGGTAGTGCTGGTGGTGACGGGGTTTCTGTACTGGGACAACTACGTGCCGGAATGGAAAGGCTACCAATCGCAATTTCACGATCTGGTGGCGAAGAGGTTCGGCGCGGCCCGCGCGGCGCAATTGCCTGAGGGGTTGCAGCAGATTTGGGCCAAAGACCTGAACCGTGTTGACCGCTGCACGACCTGCCATCAGGGTCTGGAGTGGAAGGGTCTGGACAGCGCGCCGAATCCTTTCAAATCGCACCCGAAAGAAATTCTGGAAAAACACCCGCTCAATCAATTCGGCTGCACGGCCTGCCATGGCGGACAAGGCTACGCGACGGATAAGAATGCAGCGCACGGTTTCGCAGAGTTTTGGGAAGAGCCGCTGCTCGGCAAACGGTTGACCGACACTTACCTGGTCAAAGACAAGAAGGCGATGATGCAGGTCAACTGCAACGCCTGCCACCGCTACGAGCGCGAGACCAGGGGCGCGGACTTCATCAACCTGGCCAAACAACTCGTTCATGAAAAGAACTGCCGCGCCTGCCATCAGATCAACGGGCGAGGGGGCGTGATCGGCCCTGACCTAACGAACGTAGGCGATAAATCGCCTGAGCAGTACGACTACGGGCGCATCGCGGGCAAGAAGTCCGCCTTCGCCTGGCACGTGGCGCATTTCCAAAACCCGAAATCGGTCTCGCCCGACACCGTGATGCCGAACTTCAACTTTTCGACGCGCGAGGCGCAGGCGCTCTCGTTGCTGGTGCTGAGCTGGAGGCGGACCGATTTGCCGGCGCGCTTCATTCCCGGCGCGCAGATCGTTGATCGCCCAACGCCGGAAGAAATCGCCAAAGAAAAACAAATGATGGAAGGCGAGGGCGCGCTCTTCGTCAAGAAGGGCTGCTTCATCTGCCATTCGGTCACCTCGCTCGGCATTGATTCGGCGGCCAAGATCGGCCCAGACCTTTCGGACGCCGTCACCGACGTGCAGAGCCGTTTCGGTCGCACGCTCGAAGACTTTCTGCGCGCACCAACAGGGACGATGGCCGTCGTGCTCTCGACGCAAATTCAATTGACCGACGCCGAAAAACAAGAAGTCATCGGGAAGTTGAAGATCGCCAACCAGCGCAAACAGGAACAACAGGCTCAACCGGCAAAAGCTGAACAAAAGGCAGAGCCGAAGAAGTGA
- a CDS encoding cytochrome b N-terminal domain-containing protein → MQAKRSIWEKAVWTWLPASAREAGDSVVRNFLLHWFPAKVSRESLSWGYSFWLGTVSAMLFLILTVTGTVLMFLYVPSVERAYLSVKDLEYAVSFGWFLRGLHRISAHLMVAVVFMHMVRVFLTAAYRNGTATNQNRPLNWIVGVALLLVTLFLSFTGYLLPWDQLAYWAITVGTNIAKAAPVAGEWMRFILLGGNTIEQNTLIRFYVLHCFFLPLVVLVLFSYHMWRVRKDGGLACVDKESLGQKKEEAVPIPSKTYSLLGITSGTTVHVKTSLVDEDKHTVRSSPNLTRRLLVVTLATLAVASILTLIAHAPLEEAANPAITPNPAKAPWYFLWLQELVTITTFSIGGFTINGALIGGIIVPGILVAAAIAWPYFDKSSVRAVGVWFAMERRRQNLVFLLVVLFILVLTVVGTFLRGPYWHFYWPWEHWPEMPKKF, encoded by the coding sequence ATGCAAGCGAAAAGATCAATTTGGGAAAAGGCTGTCTGGACGTGGCTTCCGGCGAGCGCCCGCGAGGCTGGCGATTCAGTGGTCAGAAATTTTCTGCTGCACTGGTTTCCGGCCAAAGTCTCGCGCGAGAGTTTATCGTGGGGCTATTCGTTTTGGCTGGGCACGGTCTCGGCGATGCTGTTTTTGATTCTGACCGTCACGGGCACGGTGTTGATGTTTTTGTACGTGCCGTCGGTCGAGCGCGCTTACCTGTCGGTGAAAGACCTTGAGTATGCGGTTTCATTCGGCTGGTTTCTGCGCGGGCTGCATCGCATTTCGGCGCACCTGATGGTGGCAGTGGTTTTTATGCACATGGTTAGAGTCTTTCTGACCGCCGCTTACCGAAACGGCACGGCGACCAATCAGAATCGCCCGCTCAATTGGATTGTCGGCGTGGCTCTGCTTTTGGTGACGCTGTTTCTTTCGTTCACGGGTTATCTGTTGCCGTGGGATCAACTGGCTTATTGGGCGATCACGGTCGGCACGAACATTGCCAAAGCCGCGCCGGTCGCGGGCGAATGGATGCGCTTCATTCTACTCGGCGGCAACACGATCGAACAGAACACGCTGATTCGCTTCTACGTGCTGCATTGCTTCTTCCTGCCGCTCGTGGTGCTGGTGCTGTTTTCTTATCACATGTGGCGCGTGCGCAAAGACGGCGGCCTGGCCTGCGTGGACAAAGAATCGCTGGGTCAGAAAAAAGAAGAAGCAGTGCCGATCCCCAGCAAAACTTATTCGCTGCTCGGCATCACCAGTGGGACGACGGTTCACGTCAAAACTTCGCTGGTGGATGAAGACAAACATACGGTCAGATCGTCACCCAACCTGACGCGGCGGTTGCTGGTGGTGACATTGGCGACGCTGGCGGTCGCTTCCATCCTGACGTTGATCGCGCACGCGCCACTGGAAGAAGCGGCCAACCCGGCAATCACGCCCAATCCGGCAAAAGCGCCGTGGTACTTTCTCTGGCTGCAGGAATTGGTGACGATCACGACCTTCAGCATCGGCGGCTTTACGATCAACGGCGCTTTGATCGGCGGCATCATCGTGCCGGGTATTCTGGTGGCGGCGGCCATTGCTTGGCCGTACTTCGATAAATCGTCTGTGCGCGCGGTCGGCGTCTGGTTCGCTATGGAGCGGCGGCGGCAGAACCTCGTTTTTCTGCTGGTCGTGCTCTTCATCCTTGTATTGACCGTCGTTGGCACGTTCCTGCGCGGGCCGTACTGGCATTTCTACTGGCCGTGGGAGCACTGGCCGGAGATGCCAAAGAAGTTTTAA
- a CDS encoding ubiquinol-cytochrome c reductase iron-sulfur subunit yields MKSWFDRFKSKGESEQAKLERIKAEILAGDADAPARKTSRRSFLARLGVGATLVGLAGQALAYLRALKPNVLYEEPQKFKVGTPDQFGEGGKFLEERRLFVFKERSTFYAVSAACTHLGCTVKMQKLNQPKKVKTRQREFEEQYEFHCPCHGSKYYGDGTNYAGPAPRPLDYFKLEVSPDDGQIIVDMAQVVDQNFRLTV; encoded by the coding sequence ATGAAGTCTTGGTTCGATAGGTTCAAATCAAAGGGCGAGTCCGAACAAGCGAAGCTTGAAAGAATCAAAGCGGAGATACTGGCCGGAGATGCTGACGCGCCCGCCCGCAAAACTTCGCGGCGGTCCTTCCTGGCGCGGCTCGGGGTGGGCGCGACACTGGTCGGGTTGGCCGGGCAGGCGCTGGCTTACCTGCGCGCGCTCAAACCCAACGTGCTGTATGAGGAGCCGCAAAAGTTCAAAGTCGGCACGCCCGATCAATTCGGCGAAGGCGGCAAATTTCTGGAAGAAAGGCGGCTGTTCGTCTTTAAGGAGCGCAGCACCTTCTACGCCGTCTCGGCTGCCTGCACGCACCTGGGTTGCACCGTGAAGATGCAGAAGCTCAACCAGCCGAAGAAAGTCAAAACGCGCCAGCGCGAATTTGAAGAGCAATACGAATTCCACTGCCCTTGCCACGGCTCGAAGTATTACGGCGACGGCACGAATTACGCGGGGCCAGCGCCGCGCCCGCTTGATTACTTCAAGCTCGAAGTCTCGCCCGATGACGGCCAGATCATCGTGGATATGGCGCAGGTTGTGGATCAGAACTTCAGACTGACCGTTTAG
- a CDS encoding FAD-dependent oxidoreductase produces the protein MSAFKYKTIIPDVEFWKGMIPCQAACPVHTDAGRYVQLIAQGKYEDAYLTARSPNPLASICGRVCAAPCEDSCRRGKIDEPVSIRALKRFVAERYGVESMEPDAQDKLREAFSDAGNKVRGHLPILQASRKYVARGQKVAVIGAGPAGLAAAHDLALMGYKVTIFEASEQAGGMMVHGIPEFRLPRAVIDKEVEKIEQLGVEIRYRSPVTEDFGVAELRAQGYEAIFLSVGVQKGREMKIEGADLDGVIKAVDYLININNGYRVNLGKKVLVIGGGFVAFDAARMALRAGLEEQNGEAPAGEVHTAIDVARAALRAGATEVHMASLESFEEMPVMRTTQGKEEFEEAKKEGVKFHPQRGAKRFVGGNGKLTGVEFIGVKRTYDENGRFNPEYDLDFSETFAADSVILAIGQQADLSFLKSEDKVELTPQGTIQVDPATLATSAPGLFAGGDVAFGPRNLIEAVANGKRAALSIDDYLRGFDARAQVFNLDIERLPTRTYRMPEDYEKCERTVPPTISLDRRTGISEVETGYDEAEARRQAERCLSCHIQTIYDPQLCVMCNRCVDVCPEYCLKLVPVEELDLAPDVVNQIAEASGCQLGLPLSAMLKDDEKCIRCGLCAIRCPTDAMTMEVFYYEEHEVLVR, from the coding sequence ATGAGTGCCTTCAAGTACAAAACCATCATTCCAGATGTTGAATTCTGGAAAGGAATGATCCCCTGCCAGGCGGCCTGTCCCGTGCATACGGATGCCGGGCGCTACGTGCAGTTGATCGCGCAAGGGAAGTATGAAGACGCCTACCTGACGGCCCGCTCGCCGAACCCGCTGGCTTCAATCTGTGGCCGCGTGTGCGCCGCGCCATGCGAAGACAGTTGCCGTCGCGGAAAGATTGACGAGCCGGTCAGCATTCGCGCCTTGAAGCGCTTTGTTGCCGAACGTTACGGCGTCGAGTCAATGGAGCCGGACGCGCAGGACAAATTGCGCGAGGCCTTCAGCGACGCCGGCAATAAAGTGCGCGGCCATCTGCCCATTTTGCAAGCCAGCCGCAAGTACGTCGCGCGCGGACAAAAGGTCGCCGTCATAGGGGCGGGCCCAGCGGGACTAGCCGCCGCGCACGATCTGGCGCTAATGGGCTACAAGGTCACAATCTTCGAGGCGTCGGAACAAGCGGGCGGGATGATGGTTCACGGCATTCCCGAATTCCGTCTGCCGCGCGCCGTGATTGATAAAGAGGTGGAGAAGATCGAACAGCTCGGCGTGGAAATCCGCTACCGCTCGCCGGTGACCGAAGACTTCGGCGTAGCCGAGCTTCGCGCCCAAGGTTACGAGGCCATTTTCCTGAGCGTCGGCGTGCAGAAAGGCCGCGAGATGAAAATCGAAGGCGCTGATCTGGACGGCGTCATCAAAGCGGTTGATTACCTCATCAACATCAACAACGGCTACCGCGTCAATCTGGGCAAGAAGGTTCTGGTCATTGGCGGAGGCTTCGTCGCCTTCGACGCGGCGCGCATGGCTTTGCGCGCTGGGCTTGAGGAGCAAAACGGCGAGGCTCCTGCCGGGGAAGTTCACACCGCGATTGACGTGGCGCGCGCCGCCTTGCGCGCGGGCGCGACCGAAGTCCATATGGCCAGCCTGGAATCCTTCGAGGAAATGCCCGTCATGCGCACCACGCAAGGCAAGGAAGAGTTCGAAGAGGCGAAGAAAGAAGGCGTCAAATTCCACCCGCAACGCGGCGCGAAACGTTTCGTAGGCGGCAATGGCAAACTCACCGGGGTTGAATTCATCGGCGTCAAACGCACCTACGATGAAAACGGGCGTTTTAATCCCGAATACGATCTCGACTTCAGCGAAACTTTTGCCGCCGACTCTGTCATCCTGGCCATCGGCCAACAAGCCGACCTGTCATTCCTCAAGTCCGAAGACAAAGTCGAATTGACGCCGCAGGGTACGATTCAGGTTGATCCCGCGACGCTCGCGACTTCCGCTCCAGGCTTGTTCGCGGGCGGCGACGTGGCTTTCGGGCCGCGCAACTTGATCGAAGCCGTGGCTAACGGCAAACGCGCGGCGCTCTCGATTGACGACTACCTGCGTGGTTTCGACGCGCGAGCGCAGGTCTTCAATCTGGACATTGAGCGGCTGCCGACGCGCACTTATCGAATGCCCGAGGATTACGAGAAGTGCGAGCGCACAGTGCCGCCGACCATCTCTCTCGACCGGCGCACGGGCATCTCGGAAGTCGAAACCGGTTACGACGAGGCCGAAGCGCGACGGCAAGCCGAACGCTGCCTCTCCTGCCACATTCAAACGATCTACGATCCGCAGCTTTGTGTGATGTGCAACCGCTGCGTCGACGTGTGCCCGGAATACTGCCTGAAGCTGGTTCCGGTCGAAGAACTGGATTTGGCGCCGGACGTAGTCAATCAAATTGCCGAAGCGTCTGGCTGTCAGTTGGGGCTGCCGCTTTCGGCAATGCTCAAAGACGATGAGAAGTGCATCCGTTGCGGATTGTGCGCCATTCGCTGCCCGACGGACGCGATGACGATGGAGGTCTTCTACTATGAAGAGCATGAAGTCTTGGTTCGATAG
- the ric gene encoding iron-sulfur cluster repair di-iron protein, which yields MTVSVTNTVRDLAVGIPGATRIFEQLGIDYCCGGGKTLADACDRVHVPIEQVVSELESATQSKESAAADWQTKSLTDLSAHIVDTHHFFTKQELIRLERLLDKVCSRHAQNHPELDSLREIFSQLKQDLIPHMLREEQVLFPYIARMEEAVTNHREIPPPFFGTVQNPVRMMATEHDTAGDLLRELRQISGNYLPPPDACISYQTLYQALAELEADLHQHIHLENNILFPRAVQMEGEAKSDWQTVASHHQCFGH from the coding sequence ATGACCGTAAGCGTTACCAACACGGTTCGGGATTTGGCGGTCGGCATCCCCGGCGCAACCCGGATATTCGAACAACTCGGCATTGATTATTGCTGTGGCGGCGGCAAAACGCTGGCCGATGCCTGCGATCGCGTTCATGTTCCAATCGAACAAGTGGTCAGCGAACTGGAATCCGCCACACAGTCGAAAGAGAGCGCCGCGGCCGATTGGCAAACAAAATCTTTGACGGATTTGTCCGCCCATATCGTTGATACACACCACTTTTTCACGAAACAGGAATTGATCCGTCTGGAAAGGCTGTTGGACAAAGTATGTTCGCGCCATGCGCAGAATCACCCGGAGCTTGACTCGTTGCGCGAAATTTTTTCCCAACTGAAGCAAGACTTGATTCCGCACATGCTCCGCGAAGAACAGGTGTTGTTCCCTTACATCGCGCGGATGGAAGAAGCGGTCACAAATCACCGGGAAATTCCTCCGCCGTTCTTTGGCACAGTGCAAAACCCAGTTCGGATGATGGCAACCGAGCACGATACCGCCGGAGATTTGCTGCGCGAATTGCGGCAGATCAGCGGAAATTACCTGCCTCCGCCGGATGCCTGCATCAGCTATCAAACGCTGTATCAAGCCCTGGCGGAACTGGAAGCCGACCTGCACCAGCACATTCATTTGGAAAACAACATTCTTTTCCCGCGCGCTGTGCAGATGGAAGGCGAGGCGAAATCTGATTGGCAAACGGTGGCCAGTCATCATCAATGCTTCGGGCACTGA
- a CDS encoding YwiC-like family protein, which yields MSLRSKLKLPKEHGAWAMVYVPFVLGVAVAGTVNLAVLLLLLATSALFISRESLLVWWRARKRGRQTQSATDSQRLLLIYLTVAALTGLPLMLVYKFYGLLLFGLLAAAMLVLNGWKATDFEDRTVQSELLAIAGMTMTAPAAYYVASGQWGPKTFWLWALSAAYFASSVFYVKLRVTGLHAKHPDDKQRARWQCVTYHGFLLVSLLALAITQSLSLFSLIAFAPVLARTAWSLGKPSNQLNLKQIGIAEIIYSLIFLVFTVVTLRVS from the coding sequence ATGAGTCTTCGTTCAAAACTGAAACTGCCCAAGGAACATGGCGCTTGGGCTATGGTGTATGTCCCCTTTGTGCTGGGAGTTGCCGTTGCCGGAACTGTCAATCTGGCCGTGTTGTTGCTGCTGCTGGCGACGTCGGCGCTGTTTATTTCCCGCGAATCGCTGCTGGTTTGGTGGCGGGCGCGAAAACGCGGGCGGCAGACCCAATCCGCCACTGATTCACAACGGTTGTTATTGATCTATTTAACGGTTGCGGCGTTGACCGGATTGCCATTGATGCTGGTCTATAAATTTTACGGATTGCTGCTATTTGGCTTGCTGGCCGCAGCCATGCTGGTCCTCAACGGGTGGAAGGCAACTGATTTTGAAGATCGCACGGTTCAAAGCGAACTGTTGGCAATTGCCGGAATGACGATGACAGCTCCGGCGGCATATTACGTTGCCAGCGGGCAGTGGGGACCAAAGACTTTTTGGCTGTGGGCGTTGAGCGCTGCATATTTCGCCAGCAGCGTTTTTTATGTGAAGCTCCGCGTCACCGGATTGCACGCCAAACATCCGGACGACAAACAGCGCGCTCGCTGGCAATGCGTCACCTATCATGGCTTTTTGCTGGTATCGTTGCTGGCGCTGGCCATCACGCAAAGCTTGTCTCTGTTTTCCCTGATTGCATTTGCTCCGGTGCTGGCGCGCACCGCCTGGAGTCTTGGTAAACCCTCCAATCAGCTCAACCTGAAGCAAATCGGCATTGCTGAAATTATTTATTCGCTGATCTTTCTGGTCTTCACCGTGGTGACGTTGCGCGTCTCTTGA
- a CDS encoding Crp/Fnr family transcriptional regulator, whose amino-acid sequence MTTDKVSALRRTLLFAELDEPGLISLAGRAVERRLKRGEILFMAGDDAAGLFVVVEGALRAYREGVDGREQIIHVERAGATIAELPVFDDKPYPSTVAAEEDSAVLFISKADVKSLCLTHPKIALTAVKLLAGRLRKCAELVEALSLREVDQRLARWLLAEARSRGQRFPDRLELNLVLTNQQIAAHIGSVREVVSRALARLQQNGLIEVDGRHIRIADETALAVFSQT is encoded by the coding sequence ATGACCACCGACAAAGTCTCCGCATTGCGCCGCACATTGTTATTTGCCGAACTTGACGAGCCGGGTTTGATCTCTCTGGCTGGTCGCGCGGTCGAGCGCCGCTTAAAACGCGGGGAAATTTTGTTTATGGCGGGCGACGACGCGGCGGGGCTGTTTGTGGTCGTCGAGGGCGCGTTGCGCGCATATCGCGAAGGCGTGGACGGTCGAGAACAAATCATTCACGTGGAACGCGCCGGGGCGACGATCGCCGAATTGCCTGTCTTTGATGACAAACCTTATCCTTCCACCGTGGCCGCGGAAGAAGATTCCGCCGTGCTGTTCATTTCCAAAGCCGATGTGAAATCGTTGTGTCTGACTCATCCCAAAATTGCTCTGACGGCGGTCAAGTTGCTGGCGGGCCGGTTACGGAAATGCGCCGAACTGGTCGAAGCCTTGTCGCTGCGCGAAGTGGATCAGCGATTGGCGCGTTGGTTATTGGCCGAAGCTCGCTCGCGGGGCCAGCGCTTTCCCGACCGGCTGGAATTGAATCTGGTTTTGACCAATCAACAAATCGCTGCTCATATTGGTTCCGTTCGTGAAGTCGTTTCGCGGGCGCTGGCCAGATTGCAACAGAACGGTTTGATTGAAGTGGATGGCCGTCACATCCGAATCGCGGATGAAACGGCGTTGGCTGTTTTTTCCCAAACTTGA